Proteins encoded by one window of Actinocorallia herbida:
- a CDS encoding hemerythrin domain-containing protein, protein MTSEIRPPAVRPRTAGQPEADLTTFAIIHRAMRGEARRLAALTAEQGDLPFPAEREAALQRHLDHLLHEIHSHHAREDAIVWPVLVASAGAAIDLGPLTEDHAAIDPCLDRIRATRGVARATALADLRDLLDEHITEEEASVFPVLRRYVSKDDWDRCEKEIAKGPFGQMKWVVPLIAAYSTPPELAHLLKEAGPVMRLILRLTRPSFTRLSRAVYGA, encoded by the coding sequence ATGACCAGTGAGATTCGCCCCCCGGCCGTGCGGCCCCGCACCGCCGGGCAGCCGGAAGCAGACCTGACCACCTTCGCGATCATCCACCGCGCGATGCGCGGCGAGGCGCGCAGGCTCGCCGCCCTGACGGCCGAGCAGGGGGACCTGCCGTTCCCCGCCGAGCGCGAGGCCGCGCTCCAGCGGCACCTGGACCACCTGCTCCACGAGATCCACTCGCACCACGCCCGCGAGGACGCGATCGTCTGGCCGGTGCTCGTCGCCTCCGCCGGAGCCGCGATCGACCTCGGCCCGCTCACCGAGGACCACGCGGCCATCGACCCCTGCCTCGACCGGATCAGGGCGACCCGCGGCGTCGCCAGGGCCACCGCGCTGGCCGATCTCCGCGACCTCCTCGACGAGCACATCACCGAGGAGGAGGCCTCGGTCTTCCCCGTCCTGCGCCGCTATGTCTCGAAGGACGACTGGGACCGGTGCGAGAAGGAGATCGCCAAGGGGCCGTTCGGCCAGATGAAGTGGGTCGTGCCCCTCATCGCCGCCTACAGCACGCCGCCCGAGCTCGCCCACCTGCTGAAGGAGGCCGGGCCCGTCATGCGGCTGATCCTGCGGCTCACCCGCCCGTCCTTCACCCGCCTGAGCCGCGCGGTGTACGGCGCCTGA
- the era gene encoding GTPase Era: protein MTTPDQPDFRSGFACFVGRPNVGKSTLMNALVGAKVAITSNRPQTTRRAIRGIVHRADAQLVIVDTPGLHRPRTLLGERLDSLVRGTLTEVDVIGFCVPADEKVGDGDRYIARELAQIKGTPVVAIVTKADKVTPQQLAEQLMAVDALGAWAEIVPVSSFGGVGGSSVQPYQLDVVADVIIGRLPEGPPLYPEGDLTDEPEQILAAEFIREAALEGVEQEVPHSIAVVVDEMAPRSGRSDLTDIYAHVFVERPSQKAILIGRKGERLRKVGTQARKQIEAMLGTRVYLNLQVSVAKDWQRNPKQLRRLGFYD from the coding sequence GTGACCACGCCAGACCAGCCCGACTTCAGATCCGGATTCGCCTGTTTCGTGGGGCGGCCCAACGTGGGCAAGTCGACGCTGATGAACGCGCTGGTGGGCGCGAAGGTGGCGATCACCAGCAATCGGCCGCAGACCACCCGACGGGCGATCCGCGGCATCGTGCACCGCGCCGACGCCCAGCTCGTCATCGTCGACACCCCGGGGCTGCACCGGCCCCGCACCCTGCTGGGCGAGCGGCTGGACAGCCTCGTGCGCGGCACCCTCACCGAGGTCGACGTGATCGGCTTCTGCGTCCCGGCCGACGAGAAGGTCGGCGACGGCGACCGCTACATCGCCAGGGAGCTGGCCCAGATCAAGGGCACCCCGGTCGTGGCGATCGTCACCAAGGCCGACAAGGTCACCCCGCAGCAGCTCGCCGAGCAGCTCATGGCCGTCGACGCGCTCGGCGCCTGGGCCGAGATCGTGCCCGTCTCGTCGTTCGGCGGCGTCGGCGGCTCGTCCGTCCAGCCCTACCAGCTCGACGTGGTCGCCGACGTGATCATCGGCAGGCTGCCCGAGGGCCCGCCGCTCTACCCCGAGGGCGACCTCACCGACGAGCCCGAGCAGATCCTCGCCGCGGAGTTCATCCGCGAGGCGGCGCTGGAAGGCGTCGAGCAGGAGGTGCCGCACTCGATCGCGGTGGTCGTCGACGAGATGGCGCCGCGCTCCGGCAGGTCGGACCTCACCGACATCTACGCGCACGTGTTCGTCGAGCGGCCGAGCCAGAAGGCGATCCTCATCGGCCGCAAGGGCGAGCGGCTGCGCAAGGTCGGCACCCAGGCGCGCAAGCAGATCGAGGCGATGCTGGGCACCCGGGTCTACCTGAACCTCCAGGTCAGCGTGGCCAAGGACTGGCAGCGCAACCCCAAGCAGCTGCGCAGACTCGGCTTCTACGACTGA